From Carassius gibelio isolate Cgi1373 ecotype wild population from Czech Republic chromosome B23, carGib1.2-hapl.c, whole genome shotgun sequence, the proteins below share one genomic window:
- the LOC128011542 gene encoding neurotrophin-7, with product MRSLTLVLLSVQAALIMGGHTQAQGTANQHAAAHHSPRPHGQSKQDSHYDDLIPNVDPKLFNKHRYRSPRVMFSDVVPTENDTGSPRRPRVRRRANDFLHRGEYSVCDSEEHWVGNLTRATDLAGNEVTVLSHARINNVVKKQMFYETTCRMSKPVGAPKTGQGASGVKAGTSSCRGIDNKHWNSYCTNVHTFVRALTTYQNQTAWRFIRINAACVCVLSRKSWRH from the coding sequence ATGAGGTCGTTGACGCTGGTCCTGCTCAGCGTCCAGGCTGCACTCATCATGGGAGGCCACACCCAGGCGCAGGGGACAGCCAATCAGCACGCAGCAGCACATCACTCACCCAGGCCTCATGGCCAATCCAAGCAGGACTCACACTACGATGACCTAATCCCCAACGTTGACCCCAAACTCTTCAACAAGCACCGTTACCGCTCGCCTCGCGTGATGTTCAGCGACGTGGTCCCTACAGAAAATGATACGGGGAGCCCCAGGCGCCCGCGAGTCCGGCGGAGGGCCAACGACTTCTTGCATCGTGGCGAGTACTCGGTGTGCGACAGCGAAGAGCACTGGGTTGGCAACCTGACCCGAGCCACAGACTTAGCCGGGAATGAAGTCACGGTGCTGTCGCATGCTCGCATCAACAACGTTGTGAAGAAGCAGATGTTCTACGAGACCACGTGCCGCATGTCGAAGCCTGTCGGGGCCCCAAAGACAGGTCAAGGAGCCAGTGGCGTTAAAGCAGGAACCTCTAGCTGTCGTGGGATCGACAACAAGCACTGGAACTCTTATTGCACCAACGTGCACACCTTCGTGCGGGCGCTAACGACCTACCAAAACCAGACTGCCTGGAGGTTCATCCGAATCAATGCCGCTTGCGTGTGCGTCCTCAGCCGCAAGTCATGGAGGCATTGA